The sequence below is a genomic window from Lolium perenne isolate Kyuss_39 chromosome 7, Kyuss_2.0, whole genome shotgun sequence.
TTTTAAAGATGTAGCAACTAGCAACCTAACATAAAGCATGACAAATATCTAATTTGCAACCACCAATTACTCCGCTTGCAATATTGCTTTAATCTGTGCAATATATTATTAAGAGCGTGCAATATATTATTAAGAGCGTAGCAGATTCGTCAATACTTTATATCATATCAAAGGGTAAGTAAGGAGAAAACAATTAAGAGAGGGCAGATATGCTTACAAGAGAAAAAGGTCATATGCATATACATCAAGTCTAATCATAGGTATGAACTACTACATTACACCTAACTTGCGTGTCTGGTAGAACCGAGAATGAAAAATAGACAGATCATGACAAAGCCCATCAGATAAATAGCTTTCAACTGTAAGTAGTCACTAAGAATTCAGTCAGTCCAATGACAAAAAACTATACATAACCACGAAATCCTTTTCTGTTGCTCTGGCACTTGGCAACTACATTATACTTTTGAAGTTGCAAGTATACTCTTTGTGTTGGAATAAATATATTTTTCTTCTAACTTCCGTTTCCATGTTTGTAGTCCCAATGTCATAGCATCTTTAACTGTCAAGCACATAAGCTTACACGTATGATCGTATGGAGAGTGTACATTTGCATAAATACTGTGCATGCAAGGTTACAACCCATGGAGCATCTCCTGATTGTCACATTCTCCCCGATTTTGACGTCCTCGGGCGGTTCTGGAGCATCTCCTGCCACAACATTTCTCGTATCATCTCTACGCTGAGGTTTTCATCTATACCGAGATCGATGGGCACCTCAGCAGGAGGGTTTGCGCTTGGATCATACAACGCAGACATGTAGGGGTGCTCTAGAGCCTCAGTGACACCAATCCTTTTTGAAGGATCGAAGACAAGCATCTTCTGCAGTAAATCAATGGCAAGGGGATGTGCTTGCGGGTACATACCGGCGAGGGGAATGCCAGGAGTGTATGGAATGGATTGAATGTACTCACGGGTGTTTGTGTTGTCAATGAACTCAAGGTCAGCATCACCCACGCTGCCAAGAACATTGACTATGTGCTTAAGCTGATCTAGGCTCCCCGTTCCTCGAAAGATCGGCTTCCGGCCAAGTAGCTCAGCAAATATGCAGCCAACAGACCAGACATCTATGGAGGTACCATAGCTGTCCAAGCCGAGCAGCAGCTCAGGAGCTCTATATGGGCGAGTAACAACATATTCAGTCATAAGTTGACCTTCAGTGTTATTTATGCGAGCCAGACCAAAGTCACAGATCTTCAGATCACTGTTTGCGTTAACCAGAAGGTTCTCTGGTTTCAGGTCTCTATGGAGTATCCCTGCTGAATGAATGCACTTCAGCCCTTGGAGCAGCTGCAGTCAACAAAAGGTGGCATCTTAGATTATTAATCGGTCGACAAGTATGAGTGAAGCTGTAAAACAATCAACACAAAATACGAAAACActacagtaaaaaaaaaattgtaaGTCAAGCAGGTAAATACTGTTCCTTTACAAGTAATTCGCAGGATTAAGTTATATATTAGTATATGTTAATGCAACTACCCTGTGTAAATCTGATGTGTATTAATCTTCTTCTAAGAATTAAAATTCTAAGCACAAACACTATTTGGTGTGGCTATAAAAGCCTCCTACGTACTAGACACACCGAAGTTAGCCGGTGCTTCTTCCAGGAATAATCAGATCATTCTTTTGGCAACTTAACTGGTTGGAAGTCACCCTAACAACGTGATAGACCATGAACTAATGCAGATTGGTATAGGACTACAAAAACATCACTCTATCACCACACAAGAACCTTTTCTGAAGCAATCCAAGATTTAAAAAAATCGACTAAAACAACAACacttaggcatgaggcatggaatGTAAGCCCAGTTAGGTATTAGGCATAGCTTAGTTGAAGGCTGCGAATTTATGAGACCTACTTTGATTTGTATCGGAAGGAAAAAATCACTGCTACGCCTatcaagccataaccatgacttccAGTCAGGCCTGAGTTGCGAATAAACAAACTTATGGGCAGAATGATGAACAGAGCAATTGGACAGGCGGTAAGAATGAAAAACAGAGCAGACAGTTACCTGAAAAAGGAAATATAGGCAATGATCGTTGGAAAGCGGCTGAGACGAATTGATAATCTGATGCAGGTCGGTGTCCATGAGTTCAGAGACCAGATACACATCCTTGAAGCTCTTCCTGTTTATGGGCAT
It includes:
- the LOC127317627 gene encoding mitogen-activated protein kinase 4, with the protein product MAQDPSIDTRRRDGGHARRCRSRAGEAGKLAGGLPGREGGRWGGAVIYSGGSTGLSIGFAVFPVLQFTLTLVGRAGPARIFRSAASEKMAMRVNPPYGMRNKGKHYYTMWQTMFEIDTKYLPIKPIGRGAYGVVCSSVDQETNEKVAIKKINNVFSNRKEALRMLRELKLLRHFRHKNVICLKDIMMPINRKSFKDVYLVSELMDTDLHQIINSSQPLSNDHCLYFLFQLLQGLKCIHSAGILHRDLKPENLLVNANSDLKICDFGLARINNTEGQLMTEYVVTRPYRAPELLLGLDSYGTSIDVWSVGCIFAELLGRKPIFRGTGSLDQLKHIVNVLGSVGDADLEFIDNTNTREYIQSIPYTPGIPLAGMYPQAHPLAIDLLQKMLVFDPSKRIGVTEALEHPYMSALYDPSANPPAEVPIDLGIDENLSVEMIREMLWQEMLQNRPRTSKSGRM